The sequence TTTCCAAATGTAGATTAAATGCTCCTTCTGCGAATCATGATGTTGCTTGTGATCGTGGAGAAGAGGAACAACAAATACCACATGTTGGAGCAGTGGAGATTGAAGTACCAAATGAGGTAAAATAAAAGTAACAAACTTCACAAACGATAtctaatattttttattatgttaGACCTTTAATTGATAATTATTTGTACAGGATGTGGTTGATAAATATGCTGAGATGGCACCTAAAGTTGGAATGACTTTTGACTGTGAGAAAAAAGCTTATGAGATGTACAATACCTATGCTGGACTTGTTGGCTTCAGTGTTAGAAAGAGCAGGACGAAGCGCCGCAAATCAGATGATAGTTTATCTTAGAAATATTTTGTTTGCAGTGGCCAAGGACTTCGGAAAAATGAGgcatcacaaaaagatattacaATGACCTGTTGTGATGCTCGTGTCCAGTTTAGTATCAGCAAGGAGAATGTATGGACTGTGCAAAAGATCGTAGTAGAGCACAACCATTATCTTTGCCAGTCCAAATAAGATACATAAGTTGAGGTCCCAACGAGAGATTATAGAGGCAGATAGAAAATTAATTGGGCAGGCACGGCGGTCTGGAATTAAGCCATCCCAAGTTTTCAATTTTATGAAGGAGCATTATGGAGGGGAAGACAAAGTACCATTTACTAAGATGGATTGCTATAATGAGATTGGTCGCGAGCGCAGACAGTACTTAGAAGGCAATGATGCACAAACATTATCTGAATATCTGAGAAATAAACAAGCCCAGGACCCAACATTTTTTTTATGCAGTTGAGGTGGACAAGGATACTGGTCATATAGCAAATTTCTTTTGGGCAGATGGTCAGTCTATCATGGATTACAAATGCTTTGGTGATGCTGTGTCCTTTAACACCACATTTCAAACAAATAAGTTTGAAATGCCTTTTGCTCCGATTCTTGGCACCAACCATCACAAGCAAACAATAATTTTTGGGTGTGCACTCATGTTCAACGAGACTATTCCATCATTTGTTTGGCTATTTGAGTCCTTTCTTCAAGCAATGTCTGGAAAGCACCCAAGCACAATTTTCACAGATCAAGACGCGGCAATGGCAGCAGCAATTGCTCATGTATTCCCAAACACTGCCCACCGCCTATGTTTGTGGCATATTGGCCAAAATGCTGTCAAACATCTTGGTCCTATAATTAAAGCGGCAGAGGACAAGGCAGAGGACGAGGCAGAGGACAAGTCAGGTAACAAGTTCAACAAGTTCTGGGCGGATTTCAAAAGTTGTATCTACGAAGACAGAGCAGAGATTTACTTCACAGAGAAATGGGATGAATTGTTGGCTAAATACAACCTTGAGGATAACACATGGATGTCAAACCTATATGCTTTGAGGGAAAAGTGGGCTGCGGTATACCGTGACTCATTTACAGCAGACATGCACTCGACCCAGAGGAGCGAAGGTATGAACAATGTCTTCAAGAAAACATTTCGTAGGAAACTTGGTCTTTCAGAACTCCTTGTAGAATGTGAAAATGTTATAGTCACTCTAAGGTCAAATGAGAAGGATGCTGATTTTCAGTCACGTCGAAAGATCCCAGTTTGCTACATTCCAAATCTGCCAATGTTGAAAACTGCAGCTGAAACATATACGAGGAGGATGTATTCAGATTTTGAGGAAGAGTTTAAAAAACAATTTACGTTGTCTTGTGAATTGTTGGAAGGTAATGGGACAAACTCCACATTCTTTGTTAAGTATATGCAATCTGAACGTGGAGCAACAGTACTATTGAACAAAGAAGATTCGACTATTACATGCTCTTGCCGgatgtttgaatgcataggTATGTTAAGTATTATCTTCCAAGCTGTTTAAATTGCATCTTGTATCCTGAAAtattatttgtttaaatttggaACTATATGTTTCAGGTTTATTATGCAAACATGCTCTTAGAGTCTACAATATGAATGGGGTATATAATTTGTTGAGCAACATTGCATCTAAACTTTGGCTCCACAGTAGCAAAATGGGATCTATGAACATTGGTGAACATGTACTCTCATTTGTTGAGCTAGAAATTGGAGTTAAGTAATTTTAAGAGAGCTCCAAAAATCCATTTCAGCACTGGGCGCTAGACTTCGGGGGACAGGAGTAAAGTATGAAACAACATCATTTAGCtgtttttgaaaattatttctgAGCAACTTTGCATCTAAACTTTGGCTCCATAGTAGCAAAATGGGATCTATGAATATTGGTGAACTTGTACTCTCATTTGTTGAGCTAGATGTTGGAATTAAGTAATTTTAAGAGAGCTCAAAAATTTGATTTCAGCATTGCACATCCTGGGCGCCAGACTTGAAAGAAAATTCTAAGTCTGGGCTGCCCGACCACAGTGATGCTTAAGGAAGTTTGGAATTATTTTGTGAGAAATTTGCTTTGTATGACAGCAAGTTTTGTTGATGGTAAATAAGGTTTGGAAGTCAAGGTTTACCATGGTTCCATTGGTTGGAATAGTAAAAGATGTTTACTAATTTTAATCTAACCTCAAAGATGGAATTTTGTCGCTGTCACGGAGTGTTAACTGAGAAACTGAATGGCTGTAGTTCGCCCAGGAAGCGTAGCCGATGCGATGCGAGCCTGCGTTCGTGTGCGAGCGGGCTCGAAACCTGCGAGGGAGCCAAGCCGTGCGATGGGGCAGGCGGGCAGCGCGCGCGATGGCGAGCCGCGCTTCCGCGCTCGGGACCCACACGTCCGGCGACGTCCAATCGTTGCACGCCACGAGGGGGTGCGCACCCAGCGCCCTGTGCGCGCGGCGCTCACGGGATTTTTTTCCTTAGTGAAGGCCAGCTTTGTTCAGCATTCTTTGAGCCTTCCTATTTCTTGTTTGAAGAAAGTTACTGGACATTTTCAATGGAAGCATTAAGGCTATTTATAAGGGTATTTTCGTATTTTCACATATATTTTGGTTTCCGTGCCCAATCCTAGAGTTGCAATTAttctgggacggagggagtacgttGAAGCGGTAAACCCCATCAGATGTTTTGAAGTCCAGGAATCCTCATGGAGAGGGAAAATGCAGCAAGCAGACACCATCAGTTACCACAAGATTGCGAGGTGGATGGATGTTTTGACAGTTGAATTCTTTGCGAGCACAGGTTTTGTTTAGTCGTGCGTGGCCATGACTTTCACGAGAATTCCCAGCTGAGGACATATGGTGACATGGCGAGGTCCTCCTGATGGTGATCCCTTCTTCAGATATCTCCAAACCTCTATTTTGTCTCTCTACTAAAACCGCGTTGAACCACCTTCAACTCGCAAGTCTTCTTTTCCCCTTGCTACAGTTgagaggagggggaaaaggCGACAGCGGCGCGGATTCGTCTTCCGGCGGTGATTTCACCGGCCCtcttcctctccggcggccaGTCTGGCGTCGGAGAGGGAGGGCGGCCGGGAAATCGTCGTGCGGATGTATATATAGGTCTAGGGTTGTGTCTAGGTCTAGGATTTGCCGGAGGAGAGGTGCGGCTGCTCCTGTTCGTGTGCGGTtgaaggcggcggcgtcctctCCTTCTCGGTCCGTGTTCCTTCCGCGGCTTgtcggcgatggcggcgcggcggtgaggATTTTGCTCCTCCAGGATCATCCGTGTGAGTCCTTCCGCTCGTTTGCTTCCTGTGAGGTTGGAGTTTGTCGAGTGGGAGCTCCTCCGCGATGGGCTTTTCCGACCGGCGTCGGCGaggcgatggcgacggcggcgcagcggaatAACGTCTCCAGGCCTCTTCCTCGCCCTGGTAGCGTTCCACTCCGGCGCCAACGGAGGGGTCGTGGAGCTATGTACAGGAGTCCGGGGCCGGTGCTTCATCATCTCGGTCAGGTGATGCTGGTGCTGGCCTTTTTCTTCGGCAAGGGTGCGGAGCATGCTGTAGGGGTGGCGGATGGCTGGATCCAGCTCCTTCTTCCCTCGGCGACGCgagtcgtcgacggcgagctcggaTCTAGGGGCTGGAGGAGTTGGGGCGCAGCCCCGGTCGACGGGCAAACGCCGATGGCTTCTTCTACTACGACTCCGAGAAAAGCCTGTGGGCGAAGGGGCTTCTCCAGTTCGTGGGGACGCACGTCTTCTTCTCCGGCAGTgacgaccggcggcgaggaagtcGATTGCTGGCGGCTCGCGAAGGATCCAGGGGCTTCATTGCAATTCCTCTTTTGTTTAGGGTCTTTTGTGTTGTTTGGCTGATACGGCTGCTTTTGTATCCTATACGTACGGTTCTGTTTTCGTATGTGTACACGGATGTTTTCCTTATCTAAGAAATACAGAAGCGTATTATAAAAAAAACCGCGTTGAACCTCTATTTTATCTCTCTACTAAAACCGCGTTGAATCGTTCCAAGTCATGAAATGATTCTCCTTTTTGACGAGCCGATCGATCTGATTACTTTCTGAAATGAAATCATTGCAGAGaattctgctgctgctgctgttgctgcgcAAAAAAGACTAATGGTTGGCTAAAGTGGTTGCATTTTTCAGGCACCTCACCATTCGCATGCGACTGTGGACCTGCTTGGACTATATATGCACACCCACTAGCAATCTATGTAGTATACATGTCCAAATCAGAGCAATAACCTTTTGCACTTTATTTAATTTGTGCCTTCCTATGAAGCAACCTTTGCTAAGACTGTCCTcaacatttttaaaaaataaagatgaaaaaaagagactgaagtgaccctcagcctaattctacgattcaatctaaggctcgggggctactccatatggagcgcgagtacttcgcacaccatatatgatcaagattttgaggcttgagcacctcacagcctcgaagcaaacggaagtacttgaaggactactcgacgtatctgaaggaagagtcagaagcaaccagaaagatattctgactacttgaaggactcgaagacgcccagtcaagtactcgacgcttgcaggactcggctacgaagagctcgagggcttgtcagacccggggcagcgggactgcttacagacatagaatgttctagagtaagggatagctcatgggtgtaccttacctcttttgtaactactcgaataggcgtagaactagctgtggtacaagaaaactacccgatcgtgttgtagaaggactccaactgtactcaggtaggacttttcatgtaaccctatcgccccggatatataagggcgggcagggaccccctcaaaacacatctacacttaaggcaatacaaaccaccacacaggacgtagggtattacgcaactcgcggcccgaatctgtctaaatcttcgtattccttgcaccatcgagttccaaagCCATCGATTCCTACCTACAAACTCTATTGCTAAGAGTATCCATGAGCAGGCTCGGCGGTAAATACCGAtaattttttctgatttttcaacTCCAACACGCCCATTAGCTTCTGTCGGCATTGCCGGTGGCCGCAATGACGAGCTACCGTCCACACTTAACACTATTTGCTCCTTCTTGCCATCCAATAGTACACAGACATGCATGATGCATAGCGTAGGTGTTGCAATGATGGATTTAAATGTTCACGTGGACGACACTTGGACGCTAGTTGTTGGTTCTAGTTGCACTTGCAATTGCAACCACAGAGTTAGCGTCGGCCACGGATCATGGCAGGTCAGAGAATATGGCAGCACCGGGTCCCACTGGTATTTGTAGGCTACAATGGGCGTGTTAGCTCAGGCTCCCATTCGAAGATTTGCTAGCTCAGTCTTTAAAAATACTCATAGGGATAGGATTTGCATATGTGTTCATAAGGGTATGAGTGTGCGTCCATTGTGAGTGTCGGAGTTATACTGTGTGATCTAAAAAAAAGCTCCGGCTCGTGTGAAAATAGCCTTCAACTGTGGCTCTTGTGGTAAATCGATcatctattttttttatagCGCTGAAgtcatttaaaaaaatttgatcATGGTAATTGGgtaatttttaagaaaaaacttTAGTGCTTAGCAAGGAAAAGAGCCGGAGCCGTGAAGCCAACTTCtgtctttttttaattttactGTAAGCCATTTTAGAGCTTCAATTCTTAGGGTCTCTTTGAATCCAAGTGCTAATGGATGAAAGTGCTTTAGCACTTCCATTCCATCTATTAGCCCATCCAAACAGGAGTGCTAATGCatgtgctaaactttagcccacCCCAAAAAAGTGAAAAAGCATTAGCTGAATGAGAAGTGCTAATGGAAACCAAATCTTTAGGAAAAGGCCAACCTACCCCTAACTTTTTCCCTTCCCACCAATAAAGAAGAGAATCGAGGGATAAAAGTAGTCTTTTCTCACTTTTGCAGCTAAACTTTAGCCATAGATCCAAACAGGTATGTGTCCAAACAGGCCCTTAAGGACATTTTGGGTAAAACTAATTTTCTGTTACTCGTTGGGTCACCGAAAGGCGGTGGGAGAAGCGCTGCCAGGTCTAGCAAATAGACGGAACGGAACAGATGTGCTTTCTACGAAACTTACTGGATAAAGATAAATACATGCCAAATGGAAATGATCTGGCCGGCCGGACTGAGGAAATTAAAGTTTCATTCGTTATCATAATCACGCTCGCACACGGCACGTAAAGTTGGCACGTTGCCCGCGACATCCCAGCCGCATTGCTACATGCATTTTTCCAACAAGTTTACATAACTCCTCCTTATTACTAGCTGGGTCAACAAGTTAAGAAAGGTCCATCCATTATCGATCCTTGTCGACCCAAATGCAACGACGACCGCGACCCCATCCGTCCTCCATCCACTCGGAGTTGTCGAATAGCTAGCTAGGAAATAAGGCGCTGTATAAAAGGCGGACCGGACCAGCCATTAGCCGAGGCAACCAACAACATATGCTACTACGTACCAGCAGCTAGCAAAGCAAGCGAAGCGACGACCAAGACAGTAGAGTGGCCATGGGACTGGGAGGCAAGAGGACGACGACGCAGCTCTTGGCGGCagcactgctgctgctcctctgcgtGTCTGTGCAACTCCAGGGCGCTtgcggtgctgctgcagagggCGAGATTGGCGAAGGAGGCGCTTGCGGTGCTtgcggtgctgctgcagagggCGAGATTGGCAAAGGAGGCGGGGGCAGCAGGCCCTACACAGGCAGCGGTTCCTACTCCAGTGACAGCGTTGAAACCTCCTCGCCCGGGGCATTCATAATTGCCTTGGCTCTCGCCCTCGGTACTCATCTTGATTGGTTACCTTACATTTACATACctagagtgaaatatatagttATATCACCAGTTTAGTAGCATGCTTGTGTATCTCTGTACGAGTTCAGCTCGTCGATCATATGTCTGTACAATTACGTACGCACAAGGTATATTTCAATCTGACGCTCCTCTGCGTGTGCGCGCATCTCCAGGAAGGTTGCTGTGATGGTGTCGGCGAGAGAGGCGGTGGCGAGTCCAGACACAGAGGCAGCTGTCCGTACTCCAGCGGTGGCGCCGGGGGACGCGACCCGCTTGGAGATAGTGGTGCTTTGAGGgtctccgctgccgccgccgccgccgcttgtaTCCTTTGCTACTCATCTTTATGCGGCGATTACCTAGAGTGAATTATTACTATATATATCAGCAGTTTAATCAGCAGCATGCATGTGCAATTATCACGTAGTAGTAGTACACTGTATGTTATAGATGGTCGGCACTGTACTCGTCGGTATATAATTATCCACCCATGTTTCGTTTGTATGAATGGATGCActgtatataattatatattggCATGCATCGAAAACTTTTGTTTGACTGTGCACAGCGCCCTACGAGTTCAACTTGTTATATTCATGTTAATCTCTATAAGATGAAAGCCGACCCTGGAATCGGGCTAAAATTGAGCGCTCGCTTGGCCACGTCACCCTTATTTCTCACCCGTGCGATTATGATCTGGCGGTTGGAATGGGTAATCGCGAAGCGtcgctccagcgccgcccctaGCACGCTTCCTTCGGAGCTCCCCGCAGGCAGCCAGTGCCCTCCCGTCGCTGTCGAGCAGCGTCGGCGCGTCGCCAGCCTGCGCACCATGGGTAAATTTACGATTGTGAAGGATATGGATGCACCTTATGCTCTTGCTTTAGATGGTGTCTGTCCTCTTTATTTGACTCTGGTGTTTCCTAGGAAATAGTCATGGAGAGTAGCTCCACATACTCTTTATATCGCTCTTTGTCAGACGTGTACATCTTCTTAATATCCAACAGAAATAAGCAAACAGCACgcttgccgtgtgccaaatcgTTTGCCATGAGCCgtttatcgggcacacggcaaagggaaCATTTACCGTGTGCCTACAAAACAGCTCACGGCAAAGACgtcgcacacggcaaagattacatttgccgtgtgccccccTAAAAAAACTCACGGTAAATTACGCCATACGGTCGACATGTTTCGTTGACCGTGGACTGGAAGAAAAAACCCACGGCAATACCTTTGCTGTGTGCCAGGGAAAGGTGCCATTTTTTGCCATGTGCATTGCCCTAGCACACGGTAAAGGTGtcattgtttgccgtgtgccaggggcttggcacacggcaaacagccacttgtttgccgtgtgccacgctgttacggcacacggcaaacgcccttTTCAACGGGGTTCCGAGCACTGTTCTTTATTTTGTCGTGGGCCCagaaaagcactcggcaaagtgtttgccgtgtgcccgaaatGTAGCACACGGCAAGCAAGCTCTTTACCGACCGTTGTATGCCGTgagctgtttgccgtgtgttacactcggcaaacactttgccgagtgtaaaccGGCCTTTGCTGTGTACCCCTGGCACACAGCAAACATGCACAGTCTGGATATATTTCTTGAGCAATTTATATATATCCtgatttgtatttttttcataCGGTAATTCATTTCAACAGTTGCTATTCCACCACCAAAGAACCGTCTGGATATGGTGAGAAGCATGTATGGATTGCATTCTTACTTGTTATTTCAGAATTACGAGATATAAAGATGCCGCTGCTATGTTTGGGATGTTTTCCTGGAAGAAGTTGTTTCTGAAGGACCGGACATGCGACCAaagggggtgaatgagagcctaTAAAAATTCTCAAAGAGAACAAAGTCTATATCCCGAATTCAACCCAATGCACCTCTCTTATAACCGCTAAGGTGATACAAGTCAACTCGCGACGAGCTCACCCTAGGAACGGTTAGGAAAAGCTCGACGCAAAGCGAAAGCACGCGAAAAGCTATTTACTCGAGCAAGGTACAATAGAAAGCGTAAGCGACGATTAATTAAAGCGCCGAAAAAGCTTTTCAAACTAGACTCGTAAAAATCTTACTTCAATGAGCATGCAAGGGTTCGACAATAAAAAGCAAAGCTCAAAACACGCTAAAGCATAGCTAGTCCAAAAAGCAGATCAAGAACCTCACTAAAAATATTAATACTAATCACCACAAAAAGAGGTCTCTTATTTAGGCATGCAAAGATCAGCAAATATTAGCAAGAATAAAAAGCTAATTAACAAAAGCTAACTAAACATGCAAAAAGGCCACTGCACATTATCACGAGCAAGAACTAATCAACACAAGCTAATTACGTGAGCATGAATTAAATGCATGTGagagaagcaaaacaaaa comes from Panicum virgatum strain AP13 chromosome 4K, P.virgatum_v5, whole genome shotgun sequence and encodes:
- the LOC120702172 gene encoding uncharacterized protein LOC120702172 — protein: MEEGLRCEALPGDGHAADGAEGSDGHAVDGTAGSDGHATDGAEGGVPATSLGDREQAILSSSILRLNAPSANHDVACDRGEEEQQIPHVGAVEIEVPNEDVVDKYAEMAPKVGMTFDCEKKAYEMYNTYAGLVGFSVRKSRTKRRKSDDSLS